One Hallerella porci DNA window includes the following coding sequences:
- a CDS encoding BamA/TamA family outer membrane protein, with amino-acid sequence MQKLLLIFFSIFFFCAAAFADDSPADSSQIKNPWKVSFIGNSLYTDEQLALELDIPEEFGVVDTIRQDFLMQVARTNLELLYYSDGYFSFTSKMEILRNQTDAVDTIPYTLYRFYIEEGEPYTFNEMKIERDSLADSVALKGIRFKPGANYDPSIVADDVQQIQVLYREHGFLHVRADYLEYLDTLHHQVNVEIYIEPGTKVRMGEFSSNTYKPARIARLDTSDTKGLSDTAWLNSLWRIPKGEVINGKTYTTFRSKLLSTQIFSSIHLEDSPRSDSLYDVHFSAVERMPGESRYSVFFEEVYGFGASAMAKHKNFFGRFHEGSASILVAQNKQELTLGYANPLLFGTRFNFIPTAIRFDDHISFNHEKTSPPAYPDSLEERYEVINRADLTFGITKNVRFRATLDTRFVQKNETRFFKVKGETALTFDYTDDYFNPTKGVRFLPKLGVGANFTGNIRDPRMEGNPYSYSEFTAIGYLPLFGPFLSAASVSYGKFFDKAMEDDARIFYQGGSRTVRGYRFRSIYPSYTSVDEDGEEVINTGLTPEYVRANVELRINSPFDVIRNWQLVEFYDWTHVSDKSGVYASKSNAAFGTGIRYKWQFLTFRLDYTFKKDFSNSGAESFSFQRINFDLSQAF; translated from the coding sequence ATGCAAAAATTGCTTCTGATTTTCTTCTCGATTTTCTTTTTCTGCGCAGCCGCTTTTGCGGATGATTCGCCCGCAGATTCTTCGCAAATTAAAAATCCTTGGAAAGTTTCTTTCATCGGAAACAGTTTATATACCGATGAACAACTCGCGCTCGAATTAGACATTCCCGAAGAATTCGGAGTCGTCGATACCATTCGCCAAGACTTTTTAATGCAAGTCGCCCGAACCAATTTGGAATTGCTTTATTATTCCGATGGCTATTTCAGTTTCACTTCGAAGATGGAAATTCTGCGAAATCAAACCGATGCAGTCGATACAATTCCTTATACATTATATCGTTTCTACATCGAAGAAGGCGAACCTTACACATTTAATGAAATGAAAATTGAGCGCGATTCTCTCGCCGATAGCGTCGCCTTAAAAGGAATTCGCTTTAAGCCTGGCGCAAATTATGATCCGTCTATTGTCGCCGACGATGTGCAGCAAATTCAGGTGCTTTACCGCGAACACGGATTTTTACATGTCCGCGCAGATTACCTCGAATACTTGGATACATTACATCATCAAGTCAATGTGGAAATTTATATCGAGCCCGGAACGAAAGTGCGCATGGGAGAATTTTCGAGCAACACTTACAAGCCCGCGCGCATCGCCCGCTTAGACACGAGCGATACAAAAGGACTTTCAGATACCGCTTGGTTGAACAGCCTTTGGCGAATTCCCAAAGGCGAAGTAATCAACGGAAAAACTTATACAACTTTCCGCAGCAAATTGCTTTCGACGCAAATTTTTTCATCGATTCATTTGGAAGATTCTCCGCGGAGCGATAGCCTCTACGATGTGCATTTTAGCGCTGTAGAACGCATGCCCGGCGAATCGCGTTACTCCGTCTTCTTCGAAGAAGTTTACGGCTTCGGCGCTTCGGCAATGGCAAAGCATAAAAACTTTTTTGGTCGATTCCACGAAGGTTCTGCGAGCATTCTCGTCGCACAAAATAAACAAGAACTCACTCTCGGTTATGCAAATCCGCTTTTATTCGGAACGCGTTTCAATTTTATTCCGACGGCAATTCGCTTTGACGATCACATTAGTTTTAATCATGAAAAAACTTCACCGCCTGCATATCCCGATAGTTTGGAAGAACGCTACGAAGTCATTAACCGCGCCGACTTAACTTTCGGCATTACGAAGAATGTACGATTCCGCGCAACTCTCGACACGCGATTTGTGCAAAAAAATGAAACGCGATTCTTCAAAGTCAAAGGCGAAACGGCGCTCACATTCGATTATACCGATGATTACTTTAACCCGACAAAAGGCGTTCGCTTTTTGCCAAAGCTCGGCGTCGGCGCAAACTTTACCGGAAATATTCGCGATCCGAGAATGGAAGGAAATCCGTATTCTTACAGCGAATTTACAGCCATCGGTTACTTGCCGCTCTTCGGACCATTCCTCTCAGCAGCTAGCGTGAGCTACGGAAAATTCTTTGACAAAGCAATGGAAGACGATGCGCGTATTTTCTATCAAGGCGGTTCCCGCACAGTCCGCGGTTATCGTTTCCGCAGCATTTATCCGAGTTATACAAGCGTCGACGAAGACGGCGAAGAAGTCATCAATACGGGACTCACTCCCGAATACGTCCGCGCCAATGTGGAACTAAGAATCAATTCTCCGTTTGATGTAATTCGCAACTGGCAGCTAGTCGAATTTTACGATTGGACTCATGTCAGCGATAAATCGGGTGTTTACGCAAGCAAATCCAATGCTGCATTCGGAACAGGAATTCGTTACAAATGGCAATTCTTAACGTTTCGTCTCGATTACACCTTTAAGAAAGATTTCTCGAATTCGGGCGCAGAAAGTTTTTCGTTCCAACGCATCAACTTTGATTTGTCACAAGCGTTCTAA
- a CDS encoding alpha-glucosidase, giving the protein MQKSQKLEDWKKTICYEIYPSSFQDSDGDGVGDLKGITQRLDYLESLNVGCIWLTPVYASPMRDNGYDVSDFYQINPLYGTMADMDELLQQAKKHHIQVMMDLVFNHVSNESAWFLESKKNRTNPKSDWFIWKDPKPDGSAPNNWRGIFGGSAWTFSEERRQYYLHTFADFQPDLNWENPEVRQALYDIANFWIQKGVGAFRMDAIVYIKKPTDFRNGAPDAADGLTLIHTMTANSAGILDFLHEMKREVFDGKNVFTVAEANGILPEDLKFWVGDSGVFDMLFEFEHLQGSDIWFSTKTRSTKEIKQAIFKSEKETAKNGWYPVFFENHDKPRSVNAYFPETADKTLAAKAILTLLFTLRGTPFLYQGEELGMENVTWNSIDCFKELNSKSQYAMALKEGFLPQEALRFVQKYSRDNARTPMQWNAEKNAGFSSGKSWIPVHENYKQINVATENVNENSVLAWTKKLLDFRKNSEILLQGNWEPILENDENIFAYKRTFGGKSIFVFVNFSEKEIALEENFMQKAKQIFSSYGDEKKNAIRPFESKIFAD; this is encoded by the coding sequence ATGCAAAAGTCCCAAAAATTAGAAGATTGGAAAAAAACGATTTGCTACGAAATTTATCCGAGTAGTTTTCAAGATTCCGATGGCGATGGCGTTGGCGATTTGAAAGGAATTACGCAGCGGCTCGATTATTTGGAGTCTTTAAATGTCGGATGCATTTGGCTCACGCCGGTTTATGCTTCGCCGATGCGCGACAACGGTTATGACGTTTCGGATTTTTATCAAATCAATCCGCTTTACGGTACGATGGCGGATATGGATGAATTGTTGCAGCAAGCGAAAAAGCATCACATTCAAGTGATGATGGATCTTGTTTTCAATCATGTTTCCAACGAAAGCGCTTGGTTTTTAGAATCGAAAAAAAATCGTACAAATCCGAAAAGCGATTGGTTCATTTGGAAAGATCCGAAGCCCGATGGAAGCGCTCCGAATAATTGGCGCGGCATTTTCGGCGGGTCCGCTTGGACATTTAGCGAAGAACGCAGACAATATTATCTGCACACATTTGCTGATTTTCAACCGGATTTAAATTGGGAAAATCCCGAAGTGCGACAAGCGCTTTACGACATTGCGAATTTTTGGATTCAAAAAGGAGTCGGCGCATTTCGCATGGATGCAATCGTTTACATTAAAAAGCCTACGGATTTTCGCAACGGCGCCCCCGATGCGGCAGATGGGCTCACTCTCATTCATACGATGACAGCAAATTCTGCGGGCATTTTAGATTTCTTGCACGAAATGAAACGCGAAGTTTTCGATGGAAAAAATGTGTTCACGGTGGCGGAAGCTAATGGCATTTTACCTGAAGATTTAAAATTTTGGGTTGGCGATTCGGGCGTTTTCGATATGCTTTTTGAATTTGAACATTTGCAAGGAAGCGATATTTGGTTTAGCACGAAAACGCGTTCGACGAAAGAAATTAAGCAGGCGATTTTTAAAAGCGAAAAAGAAACTGCAAAAAATGGATGGTATCCTGTCTTCTTTGAAAATCACGATAAGCCGCGATCGGTGAATGCGTATTTTCCAGAAACCGCAGACAAAACGCTTGCGGCAAAAGCAATTCTCACATTGCTCTTTACATTGCGTGGTACTCCGTTTTTGTATCAAGGCGAAGAACTCGGCATGGAAAATGTGACGTGGAATTCAATCGATTGCTTTAAAGAATTAAATTCCAAAAGTCAATATGCGATGGCGTTAAAAGAAGGATTTTTACCACAAGAAGCGCTGCGATTTGTGCAGAAATATAGCCGCGATAATGCGCGGACGCCGATGCAGTGGAACGCCGAAAAGAATGCGGGATTTTCTAGTGGAAAATCTTGGATTCCCGTTCACGAAAATTACAAACAAATTAACGTTGCAACGGAAAATGTAAATGAAAATTCCGTTCTCGCGTGGACGAAAAAGCTTTTGGATTTTCGAAAAAATTCCGAAATTCTTTTGCAAGGAAATTGGGAACCGATTTTAGAAAACGACGAAAATATTTTTGCATACAAACGAACTTTCGGCGGAAAATCCATTTTTGTTTTTGTGAATTTTTCGGAAAAAGAAATTGCGCTTGAAGAAAATTTTATGCAAAAGGCAAAGCAAATTTTTTCTAGCTACGGCGATGAAAAGAAAAATGCAATTCGTCCGTTCGAATCCAAAATTTTTGCGGATTAG
- the ettA gene encoding energy-dependent translational throttle protein EttA, with product MVEKFVFYMNRMTKSYAPGKTVLKDISLSFFYGAKIGIIGTNGSGKSTLLRIMAGIDKEFQGEAWIEPGRTAGYLPQEPQLDPNLTVKENVMQAVSKKQAILDRYNEISMKFAEPMDDDEMNKLMEEQGKLQDVIDAEDLWSLDRKIEIAMDALNCPPGDWGVTKLSGGEKRRVALCRLLLEEPDLLLLDEPTNHLDAESVAWLERHLREYKGSVILVTHDRYFLDNVTGWILEIDRGRGIPWQGNYAEWLDQKLERMKNEEKGESDRQKRLAREQEWVKQSPKARQAKNKARLKAYEDLLAEDSKEQIKVAQIYIPNGKRLGNVVIQAEHLRKAYNDKLLFEDLSFTLPRSGIVGIIGPNGAGKSTLFKIITGQEKPDAGTIKIGDTVEMITMEQGRESLDDSKTVFETITGGKDEIELGDRKMNARAYCGLFNFTGADQQKKLAVLSGGERNRVLMAKNLQHPGNLLFLDEPTNDLDIETLQALEQAILRFAGCAVIISHDRWFLDRVATHILAYEGDSKVVWFEGNWSEYEADYRKRMGDDADTPKRFKYKTLTRE from the coding sequence ATGGTCGAAAAATTCGTCTTTTACATGAATCGAATGACCAAATCTTATGCTCCGGGGAAAACTGTTCTCAAAGACATTTCTCTCAGCTTTTTTTATGGAGCAAAAATTGGAATTATCGGTACGAACGGCAGCGGTAAATCGACACTTCTCCGCATCATGGCGGGAATAGATAAAGAATTTCAAGGCGAAGCTTGGATTGAACCCGGCCGCACCGCGGGCTATTTGCCGCAAGAACCGCAGCTCGATCCGAATTTAACGGTGAAAGAAAATGTGATGCAAGCCGTTTCCAAAAAGCAAGCGATTCTCGATCGTTACAATGAAATTTCGATGAAATTTGCAGAACCGATGGACGACGATGAGATGAACAAGCTCATGGAAGAACAAGGAAAATTGCAAGATGTCATCGATGCAGAAGATTTGTGGAGCTTGGATCGCAAAATTGAAATTGCGATGGATGCGCTCAACTGTCCGCCGGGCGATTGGGGCGTCACCAAATTGAGCGGTGGCGAAAAACGCCGCGTTGCCCTTTGTCGTTTGCTTTTGGAAGAACCGGATTTGCTTTTGCTCGACGAACCGACGAATCATTTGGATGCAGAATCGGTTGCGTGGCTCGAACGTCATCTGCGAGAATATAAAGGCTCGGTCATTCTCGTGACCCATGACCGTTACTTCCTCGACAATGTCACCGGTTGGATTTTGGAAATCGATCGCGGACGCGGAATTCCTTGGCAGGGAAATTATGCGGAATGGCTCGACCAAAAATTGGAACGGATGAAGAATGAAGAAAAGGGCGAATCCGATCGGCAAAAGCGCCTTGCCCGCGAACAAGAATGGGTGAAGCAAAGTCCGAAGGCGCGTCAAGCGAAAAATAAAGCGCGTCTTAAAGCTTACGAAGATTTGCTCGCCGAAGATTCAAAAGAACAAATTAAAGTGGCGCAGATTTATATTCCGAACGGCAAGCGTCTCGGCAATGTCGTCATCCAAGCGGAACATTTGCGCAAAGCATATAACGATAAACTCTTGTTCGAAGATTTGTCGTTCACTCTTCCGCGCTCGGGAATCGTGGGAATCATCGGCCCGAACGGTGCTGGTAAATCAACGCTTTTCAAAATTATCACCGGCCAAGAAAAACCGGATGCGGGCACGATTAAAATCGGCGATACCGTGGAAATGATTACCATGGAACAAGGCCGTGAAAGTTTGGATGATTCGAAAACGGTTTTTGAAACGATTACCGGTGGCAAAGATGAAATTGAACTCGGCGATCGCAAAATGAATGCGCGCGCGTATTGCGGACTTTTCAATTTTACGGGTGCCGATCAGCAGAAAAAACTCGCCGTTCTTTCGGGCGGTGAACGCAATCGCGTGTTGATGGCAAAAAATTTGCAGCATCCGGGCAATTTGCTCTTCCTCGATGAACCGACGAATGATTTGGACATCGAAACGTTGCAAGCTTTGGAACAAGCGATTCTTCGCTTTGCCGGTTGCGCTGTGATTATTTCGCACGACCGCTGGTTCTTAGACCGCGTTGCCACTCACATCCTCGCTTACGAAGGCGATTCGAAAGTCGTTTGGTTCGAAGGCAACTGGAGCGAATACGAAGCGGATTACCGCAAACGTATGGGCGATGATGCTGACACGCCGAAGCGCTTTAAGTATAAAACGCTCACGCGGGAATAG
- a CDS encoding SUMF1/EgtB/PvdO family nonheme iron enzyme — protein MLRIWLTIFSVAAIAFAGGNRDYRFSVPDEQFREDAKIVDAENMCLEAADDSAYLHSEKIKFPLEQGNLYLRAKIKGNRYGWYSGKIKADCYKQLHAFNLQTNHLTAFEAAHLRFYAGTSLRPFQDEGEVYFDKKYLYSSRVANLYFVQNGKWQKLIPTSLTGIVVVDSLPKEAFLLMGADKIYAPATIAPVDTGLFYATVFVPGYYPYTAGLHVTSGKTSRLKTKLIPVDTVVYQIESEVTTERIAKTKNLEETEVLYDQFIADLSRANIDRGTAAFDSIYPQVKRPPQGMDSTNAQYVAYTVTFEGSRSRSRAQWLSGRLSGILETNNALLARLDTLQKDTMRVQIPLKSIDWNDSLFTFQFADSTGRIAVGFEGNLTPALSVPESVFVAAADSSLAQFTLTFENKPVWKYDGAKVKSRHHYRFTKLQVSYLNETYTGKGKFILPAEILLEPEVQEWLNPVKDTVVAKPDSIAKNDSAEAKKDTVEENISRAVAEIDSGSFRFKNKIVHMSPFRIRKTEVTVGEYRDVMKDSTTKFTFNDSLMPVHNVNWEKARAFCKAIGGDLPTEAQWEYAARAGKNEGSIWRNRNGALPFEYAVYNVDGPRPVASAKPNAWGLYDVSGNVAEWTRDKYSWFSFYVESEDPTGSFFGDNRIFKGGSWKSKTSNALDLTDRDDEDPRYWSNYLGFRCVFPSQVKK, from the coding sequence ATGCTTAGAATTTGGTTAACGATTTTTTCTGTCGCAGCGATCGCTTTTGCTGGCGGTAATCGCGATTACCGTTTCTCGGTTCCCGATGAACAATTCCGCGAAGATGCAAAAATTGTCGATGCAGAAAATATGTGCCTCGAAGCGGCAGATGATTCTGCGTATTTGCATTCTGAAAAAATCAAATTTCCGCTGGAACAAGGCAATCTTTATTTGCGCGCAAAAATTAAAGGCAATCGTTACGGTTGGTATTCGGGAAAAATCAAAGCGGACTGTTACAAACAACTGCATGCATTTAATTTGCAGACGAATCATTTGACCGCATTCGAAGCGGCGCATTTGCGTTTTTATGCGGGAACATCGCTTCGCCCATTCCAAGATGAAGGGGAAGTTTACTTCGACAAAAAATATCTGTATTCTTCGCGCGTCGCTAATCTTTACTTCGTCCAAAACGGAAAATGGCAAAAGTTAATCCCGACATCGCTTACGGGAATTGTCGTCGTGGATTCTCTTCCGAAAGAGGCGTTTTTGTTAATGGGTGCAGACAAAATTTATGCGCCCGCAACGATTGCGCCCGTGGACACGGGACTTTTTTACGCAACAGTTTTCGTCCCCGGTTATTATCCTTATACCGCAGGCCTTCATGTGACAAGCGGAAAAACTTCTCGCTTAAAAACGAAGTTAATCCCGGTGGATACTGTCGTCTATCAAATTGAATCCGAAGTCACGACAGAGCGCATCGCGAAAACGAAAAATTTGGAAGAAACCGAAGTGCTTTACGATCAATTCATCGCAGACTTGAGCCGTGCGAATATCGATCGCGGAACGGCTGCGTTTGATTCGATTTATCCGCAAGTCAAGCGTCCGCCGCAAGGAATGGATTCGACGAATGCGCAATATGTGGCGTATACGGTGACCTTTGAAGGTTCGCGTTCGCGCTCGCGGGCGCAGTGGCTTTCGGGACGCCTTTCCGGAATTTTGGAAACGAATAATGCGCTTCTCGCGCGCTTAGATACTTTGCAAAAAGACACGATGCGTGTGCAGATTCCGCTCAAATCCATCGATTGGAATGATTCGCTTTTTACATTTCAATTTGCGGATTCCACAGGACGAATTGCCGTCGGCTTTGAAGGCAATTTAACGCCTGCATTATCCGTTCCAGAAAGCGTTTTTGTTGCGGCTGCGGATTCTTCTCTCGCGCAATTTACGCTGACTTTTGAAAATAAACCGGTTTGGAAATACGATGGCGCAAAAGTCAAAAGTCGTCATCATTACCGCTTTACAAAACTTCAAGTTTCGTATTTGAATGAAACTTATACGGGAAAAGGCAAATTCATTTTGCCCGCAGAAATTCTTTTAGAGCCCGAAGTACAAGAATGGTTGAATCCGGTTAAGGATACGGTCGTAGCGAAGCCGGATTCCATCGCAAAGAATGATTCTGCAGAAGCGAAAAAAGATACCGTCGAAGAAAATATCAGCCGCGCCGTTGCCGAAATTGATTCGGGCAGTTTCCGTTTCAAAAACAAAATCGTCCACATGAGTCCGTTCCGCATTCGCAAAACCGAAGTCACCGTGGGCGAATATCGCGATGTAATGAAAGATTCGACGACGAAATTCACGTTTAATGATAGTCTTATGCCGGTGCACAATGTAAATTGGGAAAAGGCGCGCGCATTCTGCAAAGCAATCGGAGGCGATCTCCCCACCGAAGCGCAATGGGAATATGCCGCCCGAGCGGGAAAAAATGAAGGCTCGATTTGGCGCAATCGAAACGGTGCTTTACCGTTTGAATATGCGGTTTACAATGTCGATGGCCCGCGTCCAGTTGCTTCGGCAAAGCCCAATGCTTGGGGACTTTATGATGTCTCGGGCAATGTGGCAGAATGGACTCGCGATAAATATTCTTGGTTCTCGTTCTATGTCGAAAGCGAAGATCCAACTGGTTCATTCTTCGGCGATAACCGCATCTTTAAAGGTGGTTCGTGGAAGAGTAAAACCAGCAACGCTTTGGATTTAACTGACCGCGATGATGAAGATCCGCGTTATTGGTCAAATTATCTCGGTTTCCGTTGTGTGTTTCCTTCACAGGTGAAAAAATGA